In Desulfosediminicola ganghwensis, a single window of DNA contains:
- a CDS encoding ABC transporter permease produces the protein MKETKVKLFRPAQQSLANRRWQQFKRSRRGYWSLVIFSILFLTSLFAEVISNDKPLLVVYEGRPHFPLFIAYPETAFGGYFETETDYSDPYFKELMERQGGVAFFPINGHSYDSINLNINQPVPSPPSSVNWLGTDDRGRDVLARLIYGFRISVVFGLVLTTVGTLIGILAGSVQGYFGGKTDLFFQRFIEVWGSMPELYLLIIFSSIFQPSILLLLILLSLFSWMGLSDYVRAEFLKGRNMEYVKAAKALGVSNITIMYRHLLPNGMTPVITFLPFRISAAILALTSLDFLGLGVPASTPSLGELLAQGKANIDAWWLSLSTFIVLVGTLVLLIFIGEALREAFDPRKI, from the coding sequence ATGAAAGAGACGAAGGTAAAATTATTCAGACCTGCTCAACAGAGCCTGGCTAATAGGCGGTGGCAACAGTTTAAGCGAAGCCGGCGGGGATATTGGAGTCTTGTTATTTTTTCAATCCTTTTTCTGACGAGTCTCTTTGCGGAAGTCATCAGTAATGATAAGCCTCTGCTGGTGGTCTACGAAGGCAGGCCCCATTTCCCGCTTTTTATTGCCTACCCGGAGACAGCATTTGGTGGCTATTTCGAGACAGAGACCGATTACTCGGACCCGTATTTTAAGGAACTCATGGAGCGGCAGGGAGGAGTAGCCTTTTTCCCGATTAATGGTCACAGCTATGACTCCATAAATCTGAACATTAACCAGCCGGTGCCTTCACCACCGTCTTCAGTCAATTGGCTGGGTACGGATGATCGGGGCAGGGATGTGCTGGCTCGTCTTATTTATGGGTTTCGAATCAGCGTGGTCTTCGGCTTGGTGCTGACAACTGTCGGGACCCTGATAGGTATTCTGGCTGGTTCGGTGCAGGGCTATTTCGGTGGGAAAACAGATCTGTTTTTTCAGAGATTTATTGAGGTCTGGGGCTCGATGCCTGAATTGTATCTGCTGATCATTTTCTCTTCCATTTTTCAGCCAAGTATACTACTGCTTTTGATATTACTTTCTCTTTTCAGCTGGATGGGTCTTTCGGATTACGTCAGGGCGGAATTTTTGAAAGGAAGAAATATGGAGTACGTGAAAGCTGCAAAAGCTCTGGGGGTAAGCAATATCACGATTATGTATCGCCATCTTCTCCCCAATGGAATGACACCGGTTATAACATTTCTGCCTTTTCGCATCTCTGCCGCCATTCTTGCATTGACCAGTCTGGATTTTCTCGGGCTTGGGGTACCGGCCTCAACACCGAGTCTTGGGGAGTTACTTGCCCAGGGGAAGGCGAATATTGATGCCTGGTG